Within the Desulfovibrio sp. genome, the region CCGGCATAGCGGCGCTCCACACGGCCCGTGATGGTGTCGCCCATGGCTACATGGAGCTTTTCCGCAGCCGAGGCCGACAGGGACACGCCGATGGACTCTTTGTCGGGATGTTCCGGCATGACAGGCTCGGCCGCCCCATAACGCTTGAGAAGCGGATCGCCCGTACCTGTCGGCTCCAGTGAAACCACAAGAGTTGTGCGCTCTGTGCCCTGCCCAGCCACAAGATCCATGGTGGCGGCAATGGAGCGCGTGCGCGGCAGCACAAAGGCCACGTCGGGATGCGCGGCAAGCTCATCAAGATATTCCATGGAAAAACGGCCGCTGACCACAGGGGAAATCTCAAGCGTGCGCGGCTCGCTGCGCAGCCTGTCCGTAAGGGTTTGCATCACCCCGAATTTGACGCCATAGAGAACCAGCAGGGGAGTGAGCACGGCGGCCAGACCAAGGATCGCGCAGGCCGAGAGCAGCTTTTCATAGGCGTAATCCCGCCAGGAGAGGCGCAGCATCTGCCTCAGAGTCCTCGTGCGGCGCACAGGAGCGGCGTGGTTGCTCATGCCCGTACTCATGCCCGTACTCATGGCTGTGCTCCTTGCCGTTCTGCTTGCTGTCCAAAGTCGGGAGCAGTGGAGCTGTCTTCCACCCTGTGATCGATGCGGGATATGGCGCCCAGCCCGCCCTGATCGAGCGTCACCTGGATGGGACTAAAGCCCGCCTCCACAGCCATTTCAAGACTGTGCGTCACCATCAGCACGGTAATATTCATCATTTGGGCCAGATTTGCGAAAATCCGCAGGGCATTGCGCGCATGCATGGGATCAAGGGCCGCTGTGGGCTCGTCCGCAAGCACCATTTCGGGCGCATGCGCCAGGGCGGCGGCTATGGCGACCCGCTGGCGCTCGCCCACAGAAAGGGTGGCGGGGTAGTGTTCGAGCAGGCGCCCGATACCGAGGCCGTCCACGATGCCCTGTATCTGCTGGCTGCGTTCTGTCACGCACCCCAGACTGCTGCAACGCAGCATGATGTTGTCACGGGCAGTCAGAAAGGGCAGCAGGCCGCCTGTCTGCTGCACATAGCCAAGATGGCGCTGCCGCAGGCGGGCCAGGGAGTTCAGGTCTTTTTTGCGCCACTTTTCCAGCATGTCGTTGGCAGCATTTGGGGTGGGGCTGAATAGAAAGCGGCGTTCCCGGCGTGAAGGCGCTTCCACAGGTTCAGCACTTTCCGCCAGTGCTGCACTTCCCGTCTGCACTGCACGTTCTACCCGCGCCGCGCTTCCAGCCGCTCCCGCAGCCGCTTCCGCATCAGGGCGCAGTATGCCAGCCAGCAGATCAAGCGCGGTGCTTTTGCCGCAGCCGCTTGGCCCCACCAGGGCCTGCAGGCTGCCACGGACAACATCAAGGCCGTCTATATGCAGGCAAAAGCCATCCGCACCGGGACGGCTTTTGCCCACATTACGTAATGAAAAGACCAGATTATTCATGCCGATCCTTTTAGGGCATTGTAACTTTGAAAAGCGTAAATGCTCTAAGGCTGCACGAAAGTGCAGCGCGCCACAACGTGGCGTGGATTCAGCCGAAAATTACATTTTTCGGCTGAATGAAAACTTTGAAATGTGTTGCATTTCAAAGTTAATCTGCTCTAGGGCAGCATGCTCAGGGGTACCCGGTATACCCAGTCGCCGGGGTTGGACTGGCCAAAGCTTTCCCAGTTGGCCCTGTCGCGGTCA harbors:
- a CDS encoding ATP-binding cassette domain-containing protein produces the protein MNNLVFSLRNVGKSRPGADGFCLHIDGLDVVRGSLQALVGPSGCGKSTALDLLAGILRPDAEAAAGAAGSAARVERAVQTGSAALAESAEPVEAPSRRERRFLFSPTPNAANDMLEKWRKKDLNSLARLRQRHLGYVQQTGGLLPFLTARDNIMLRCSSLGCVTERSQQIQGIVDGLGIGRLLEHYPATLSVGERQRVAIAAALAHAPEMVLADEPTAALDPMHARNALRIFANLAQMMNITVLMVTHSLEMAVEAGFSPIQVTLDQGGLGAISRIDHRVEDSSTAPDFGQQAERQGAQP